Proteins found in one Gordonia sp. PDNC005 genomic segment:
- a CDS encoding TetR/AcrR family transcriptional regulator, whose product MAYRPTEATRLAAQAKRAAMLVAARGLVADAGFSAATVAAIAEAADVSVGSVYSYFDNRETLLAEVFRAAAEYEFAQVAAAVEAAGDDPLVQLDALIVTFADRALRGRRMAWSLLFEPVIPAVDAERLRLRQWYRELGEAVIAAGVASSIFVDQDVRVTASAVMGAISEALVGALNPDTSPLTTDPDQLLGTIRAFCRRALGAQPKETP is encoded by the coding sequence GTGGCATATCGACCGACCGAGGCGACGCGCCTCGCGGCGCAGGCGAAACGTGCAGCGATGCTCGTCGCCGCTCGTGGTCTCGTCGCAGACGCCGGATTCTCCGCGGCGACGGTGGCTGCGATCGCCGAGGCCGCAGATGTGAGCGTCGGATCGGTCTACTCGTATTTCGACAACCGCGAGACGCTACTGGCCGAGGTGTTCCGCGCCGCGGCGGAGTACGAGTTCGCGCAGGTCGCCGCGGCAGTCGAGGCGGCAGGCGACGACCCTCTCGTACAACTCGACGCGCTGATCGTGACCTTCGCCGACCGCGCTCTGCGCGGCCGACGGATGGCGTGGTCGCTGCTGTTCGAACCCGTCATCCCCGCCGTCGACGCCGAACGTCTCCGCCTGCGCCAGTGGTACCGCGAACTGGGGGAGGCCGTGATCGCCGCGGGCGTGGCGTCGTCGATCTTCGTCGACCAGGACGTCCGCGTCACCGCGTCCGCGGTCATGGGCGCGATCTCCGAGGCGCTCGTCGGAGCCCTCAACCCCGATACGTCGCCACTCACCACCGACCCCGATCAACTGCTCGGCACCATCCGAGCGTTCTGCCGACGTGCACTCGGCGCACAACCGAAGGAGACCCCATGA
- a CDS encoding acyl-CoA dehydrogenase family protein → MTATHQVFNQAAPRVDVNEYLTDLPLVEAVEAYGASWATDQLTEAGALVGRADFQRDAELANTITPKLHTHDRWGHRVDEIEFHPAYHRIIGDAIAHGAHTSCWDDPRDGAHVARAAMFMQFGQVEPGHACPVSMTHAVVPSLRVDQTLADQWIPRTLSRDYDPSLADPGKSSAIFGMAMTEKQGGSDIRANTTRAVDNGDGTYRITGHKWFCSAPQSDAFLVLAKTEPGVTCFVVPRTLPDGTRNTFNIQRLKDKLGNKSNASSEIEFSDTIGWRLGDEGSGVRTIIEMVNQTRLDCALGSAAGMRQSVAEAAWHVRHRSAFGATLIDQPAMTAVIADLQVEAEAAMWTAMRLAAAYDDDSDQSQAFRRLATAVGKYWVCKRGPNHAYEALECLGGNGYTEAFPLARRFREQPVMAVWEGSGNVIALDVLRAMVRDPLSVEALDAEFELALGQHRAYDLHVENTRKLVAQAAADPLNAPAIARRLTESLAIALQGSIVIRQSPSFVADAFVAGRIADPGQMYGVLDSTLDLASIAGRA, encoded by the coding sequence ATGACCGCCACCCACCAGGTGTTCAACCAGGCCGCGCCCCGCGTCGACGTGAACGAGTACCTGACCGACCTTCCGCTGGTGGAAGCCGTGGAGGCCTACGGCGCCTCCTGGGCCACCGATCAGCTCACCGAGGCGGGTGCGCTCGTCGGACGTGCCGACTTCCAGCGTGACGCCGAACTCGCCAACACGATCACCCCGAAGCTCCATACCCACGACCGGTGGGGGCATCGCGTCGACGAGATCGAATTCCATCCCGCCTACCATCGGATCATCGGCGACGCGATCGCACACGGCGCGCACACGAGCTGTTGGGACGACCCTCGTGACGGGGCCCACGTCGCCCGCGCCGCGATGTTCATGCAGTTCGGGCAGGTGGAGCCCGGCCATGCATGCCCCGTGAGCATGACGCACGCGGTGGTCCCGTCGTTGCGCGTGGATCAGACGCTCGCGGATCAGTGGATCCCGCGGACCCTGTCGCGGGATTACGATCCGTCGCTGGCCGACCCCGGGAAGAGCTCCGCGATATTCGGCATGGCGATGACCGAGAAGCAGGGTGGATCCGACATCCGCGCGAACACCACACGCGCCGTCGACAATGGCGACGGGACCTACCGGATCACGGGTCACAAGTGGTTCTGCTCTGCGCCGCAGTCCGACGCGTTCCTCGTCCTCGCGAAGACCGAGCCCGGGGTGACCTGCTTCGTCGTCCCGCGCACGCTTCCGGACGGCACGCGCAACACGTTCAACATCCAGCGACTCAAAGACAAGCTCGGCAACAAGTCGAACGCGTCGAGCGAGATCGAGTTCTCCGACACCATCGGCTGGCGCCTCGGTGACGAGGGCTCGGGCGTTCGCACGATCATCGAGATGGTCAACCAGACGCGACTCGACTGCGCGCTCGGCAGTGCCGCGGGCATGCGACAGTCCGTCGCCGAAGCCGCATGGCACGTGCGCCACCGCTCCGCGTTCGGGGCGACGCTGATCGACCAGCCCGCGATGACCGCCGTGATCGCCGATCTCCAGGTGGAGGCCGAGGCCGCCATGTGGACCGCGATGCGACTTGCGGCCGCGTACGACGACGACTCGGATCAGTCACAGGCATTCCGCAGACTCGCCACCGCCGTCGGCAAGTATTGGGTCTGCAAACGAGGCCCGAACCACGCATATGAGGCACTCGAATGTCTCGGCGGCAACGGGTACACCGAGGCGTTTCCACTGGCCCGTCGCTTCCGCGAGCAGCCGGTGATGGCCGTGTGGGAGGGATCCGGAAACGTCATCGCTCTCGACGTCCTGCGCGCGATGGTGCGCGATCCGCTGTCGGTCGAGGCGCTCGACGCCGAATTCGAACTCGCGCTCGGGCAGCATCGCGCGTACGACCTGCACGTCGAGAACACCCGCAAACTCGTGGCGCAGGCCGCGGCTGATCCGCTCAACGCGCCCGCCATCGCGCGTCGTCTGACGGAGTCGCTGGCCATCGCGCTGCAGGGATCAATCGTCATCAGACAGTCGCCGTCGTTCGTTGCGGACGCGTTCGTCGCAGGTCGAATCGCCGATCCGGGCCAGATGTACGGCGTGCTCGATTCCACGCTCGACCTCGCGTCGATCGCAGGACGGGCCTGA
- a CDS encoding AMP-binding protein, with protein sequence MHLTAVLERAARIAADKPALIADQDEITYGQLLDQSRRAAAVFVDAGVRPGHRIAVMAFNTPGFVVAAFGAWFAGATLVPVNHKFAAPEVEYTINHSGAILGVVDGTLVATTLGTGITWLTTDSPVADFGDFDALVAAATPILGPVDDDVDTPAEILYTSGTTSSPKGCVHTHRGLSAVAPLIATTLGFTPDERFLLAMPIWHAAPLNDWLLTMISLTATTVLMREYDPAVFLPAVQRQRITAFFGSPIAYLLPVQLADAGRLDLAAYDLSSVRAWLYGGASLGEHTARRLIDAYRSDRFFQVYGMSETGPVGTALYPHEQTTKAGSIGRGGMHGVDLRVVGADGVDQTAGGTGEIWLRADTRMVGYLDNPDATAAAFAGPWFRTGDVARIDDDGYLYIVDRLKDVIIVGGENVHSQEVEEVLRGHPRVADVAVIGRPHPEWGETVVAVCVSTDTEAISVDEVRRYLADRLARYKIPREVVVVDALPRNPSGKIVKHVLRDRVTV encoded by the coding sequence ATGCATCTGACAGCAGTCCTCGAACGCGCGGCGCGAATCGCCGCCGACAAACCGGCGCTGATCGCGGACCAGGACGAGATCACCTACGGACAGCTTCTCGACCAGTCGAGGCGCGCTGCGGCCGTCTTCGTCGACGCCGGTGTCCGCCCAGGGCACCGAATCGCCGTCATGGCCTTCAACACGCCGGGGTTCGTAGTCGCCGCGTTCGGCGCCTGGTTCGCCGGAGCGACATTGGTGCCGGTGAACCACAAGTTCGCCGCCCCCGAGGTCGAGTACACGATCAATCACAGCGGAGCGATCCTCGGAGTGGTCGACGGGACCCTGGTGGCGACCACTCTCGGAACCGGCATCACTTGGCTGACCACCGACTCTCCGGTCGCCGACTTCGGAGACTTCGATGCGCTCGTGGCTGCTGCGACACCGATCCTCGGGCCCGTCGACGACGATGTAGACACCCCGGCGGAGATTCTCTACACGTCTGGGACGACCAGTTCGCCGAAGGGATGTGTGCACACCCACCGGGGGCTGTCGGCGGTGGCACCACTCATCGCGACCACTCTCGGCTTCACGCCGGACGAGCGGTTCTTGCTCGCGATGCCCATCTGGCACGCTGCGCCGCTCAACGATTGGTTGCTCACGATGATCTCGTTGACGGCTACCACCGTCCTGATGCGCGAGTACGACCCCGCAGTGTTCCTCCCGGCTGTGCAGAGGCAACGGATCACCGCGTTCTTCGGTTCGCCGATCGCATATCTGTTGCCCGTTCAACTGGCCGATGCCGGACGACTCGACCTCGCGGCGTACGACCTGTCCAGTGTCCGCGCATGGCTGTACGGCGGCGCATCGCTCGGCGAACACACCGCGCGCAGGCTCATCGACGCCTACCGGAGCGACCGGTTCTTCCAGGTCTACGGCATGAGTGAGACCGGACCGGTCGGCACCGCCCTGTACCCGCACGAACAGACCACAAAAGCCGGATCGATCGGCCGTGGTGGGATGCACGGCGTGGACCTGCGGGTGGTAGGCGCGGACGGCGTCGACCAGACTGCAGGCGGAACAGGCGAGATCTGGCTGCGCGCCGACACGCGCATGGTCGGTTACCTCGACAACCCGGACGCGACCGCCGCCGCATTCGCGGGACCGTGGTTCCGGACCGGGGACGTCGCGCGTATCGACGACGACGGTTACCTGTACATCGTGGACCGACTCAAGGACGTCATCATCGTCGGCGGCGAGAACGTCCACTCTCAGGAGGTGGAGGAAGTCCTGCGCGGCCATCCGCGGGTGGCAGACGTGGCCGTCATCGGTCGACCTCACCCCGAATGGGGCGAGACCGTGGTCGCGGTGTGCGTGTCCACGGACACCGAGGCCATCAGCGTCGACGAGGTCCGCAGATACCTCGCCGACCGCCTCGCGCGTTACAAGATCCCTCGCGAAGTCGTGGTGGTGGATGCACTTCCGCGCAATCCGAGCGGCAAGATCGTCAAGCACGTCCTGCGCGATCGCGTGACAGTGTGA
- a CDS encoding ammonium transporter, with the protein MNVALPDTVFGTIDSGNTAWVIASAGLVLLMTPALAFFYGGLTRAKSVLNMMMMSFGALGVVTIIYVLWGFSMSFGNSLTGSKDILGIFSNPFELFGSDQLMQSKEVGGTTQVVVWGDYGIPAIVFLAFQLTFAVITVALISGAIAERVKFTTWLVFSGLFATIVYFPLAHMVWGGGILSGAEDGIAAKMFGVTDGAATVAPIDFAGGTVVHINAGMAGLVLALIVGKRKGFGKTSYRPHNIPFVMLGAALLWFGWFGFNAGSELGADATAGLVWVNTTVATAAAMIGWLLVEWFRDGHATSVGAASGIVAGLVAITPACAALTPIGSIALGLVAGALAAVAIGLKYKFGFDDSLDVVGVHLVAGLWGTIGIGLLAKDTGLFYGNGFKQIAVQTVVALVALLFTAVLTAVIGYALKPLGWRVDDEAEFVGIDSAEHAESAYETT; encoded by the coding sequence GTGAATGTGGCACTGCCGGACACAGTGTTCGGAACCATCGACAGCGGAAACACCGCCTGGGTGATCGCGAGTGCGGGACTCGTACTCCTGATGACCCCGGCCCTGGCGTTCTTCTACGGAGGACTCACGCGCGCCAAATCGGTCCTCAACATGATGATGATGTCGTTCGGCGCCCTCGGCGTCGTCACGATCATCTACGTCCTGTGGGGATTCTCGATGTCGTTCGGCAACTCGTTGACGGGTTCGAAAGACATCCTCGGCATCTTCTCGAATCCGTTCGAACTCTTCGGATCCGACCAATTGATGCAGTCCAAGGAAGTCGGCGGCACCACCCAGGTGGTCGTCTGGGGTGACTACGGCATCCCGGCCATCGTCTTCCTGGCGTTCCAGCTGACGTTCGCGGTGATCACCGTCGCTCTGATCAGCGGTGCGATCGCCGAACGCGTCAAGTTCACCACCTGGCTGGTGTTCAGCGGGCTGTTCGCGACGATCGTCTACTTCCCACTCGCTCACATGGTCTGGGGCGGCGGCATACTCTCGGGTGCCGAGGACGGCATCGCGGCGAAGATGTTCGGCGTCACCGACGGTGCGGCGACCGTCGCGCCCATCGACTTCGCGGGCGGCACAGTCGTCCACATCAACGCCGGCATGGCGGGCCTGGTGCTCGCGCTGATCGTCGGCAAGCGCAAGGGCTTCGGCAAGACGTCGTACCGTCCGCACAACATCCCGTTCGTGATGCTGGGCGCAGCGCTCCTGTGGTTCGGCTGGTTCGGGTTCAACGCCGGCTCCGAACTCGGCGCCGACGCGACTGCCGGACTGGTGTGGGTCAACACGACCGTCGCGACAGCGGCAGCGATGATCGGGTGGCTTCTCGTCGAGTGGTTCCGTGACGGACACGCGACAAGTGTCGGCGCGGCATCGGGCATCGTCGCAGGTCTGGTCGCCATCACGCCGGCATGCGCCGCTCTCACACCGATCGGCTCCATCGCTCTCGGCCTGGTCGCAGGTGCGCTCGCCGCAGTCGCCATCGGTCTGAAGTACAAGTTCGGCTTCGACGATTCGCTCGACGTCGTCGGCGTCCACCTCGTGGCAGGCCTGTGGGGCACGATCGGCATCGGACTGCTGGCCAAGGACACCGGCCTGTTCTACGGCAACGGCTTCAAGCAGATCGCCGTGCAGACGGTGGTTGCGCTTGTGGCGCTACTGTTCACTGCAGTGCTCACCGCCGTGATCGGCTACGCCCTCAAGCCACTCGGCTGGCGCGTGGACGACGAGGCGGAGTTCGTCGGAATCGACTCTGCGGAGCACGCGGAGAGTGCATATGAGACGACGTAG
- a CDS encoding P-II family nitrogen regulator — protein sequence MKLVTAIVKPFTLEDVKAALEQIGIVGMTVSEVQGYGRQKGHTEVYRGAEYAVDFVPKVRVEVIVDDDVLDQVTETIVEAARTGKIGDGKVWVTPVESIIRVRTGERGPDAI from the coding sequence ATGAAGCTGGTCACCGCAATCGTCAAGCCGTTCACCTTGGAAGACGTGAAGGCCGCACTGGAACAGATCGGCATCGTCGGCATGACGGTCAGTGAAGTCCAGGGCTATGGACGTCAGAAGGGGCACACCGAGGTCTACCGTGGCGCCGAGTACGCCGTGGACTTCGTGCCGAAGGTCCGCGTCGAGGTCATCGTGGACGACGACGTGCTCGATCAGGTCACCGAGACCATCGTCGAAGCGGCCCGGACGGGCAAGATCGGCGACGGCAAGGTGTGGGTGACTCCCGTCGAGTCGATCATCCGGGTGCGCACCGGTGAACGCGGACCCGACGCGATCTAG
- a CDS encoding [protein-PII] uridylyltransferase, with protein sequence MNADPTRSSAESFVAARRVLLRAGDLHGQALRDALADRAEEWIAARAAELGVVEGSGFAVVAVGSLGRREMVGYSDLDLILVHDDRHRDRLADVADGLWYPIWDAGIKLDHSVRSVPEAMKVAREDVTAALGLLDARFIAGDADLAALLISSVRNLWRAEARMRLPEVIDAAKARWERTGEIAHRAEPDLKNGRGGLRDVQLLDALAFAHLTDGLGRLDPGRAESPLRTAYGDLLAVRTELHVVAGRARDQVRAQDADEIAAGLGVGDRFDLARIISGAARTTSYAVDTGFRTATNAVGRRGLSRFRRNPIRKPLDEGVVEHDSEVVLAKTATPSSDPGLVLRVASASARNRLPMNGAVLERLANFGSPIPEPWSGENLSDLLVLLASGHELIAPVEALDATGLWEKIVPEWPVVRDLPPRDAIHTWTVDRHLLETAAYAGALTTSVSRPDLLLLGALFHDIGKGRGGDHSVVGAELIGPIADRMGLWPDDRNLLVEMVRLHLLLPSVVTRRDVSEPATIEWVADQVGGDRVLVELLGALAEADSRATGPGVWNEWKASLIGGLVERVVDHLGGRPVPTPEPIADDVRALAEEGGVRVHTAPGDGPNMTVVTMVAPDSPGMLATMAGVLALAGLQAHSASVRTHAGSAVDSFVVMPTFGSAPDAQLLRQRLVAAVSGNLDVHETLAKRIADRKPPVGVGSAAVPTARTTPPPRAAWLRSPEKERQLLELRAHDDEGLLARVSAELDRCDVDVVWATVATMGATAVDTFCVVLPDDSPATRERVAAAVLAVCRSRP encoded by the coding sequence GTGAACGCGGACCCGACGCGATCTAGCGCGGAGTCGTTCGTCGCGGCACGCCGAGTGCTGCTGCGCGCCGGCGATCTTCACGGACAGGCTCTGCGGGACGCTCTCGCAGACCGGGCCGAAGAATGGATCGCCGCGCGTGCAGCGGAACTCGGCGTTGTCGAGGGGAGCGGCTTCGCCGTTGTCGCAGTCGGCAGCCTCGGACGTCGGGAGATGGTCGGATACTCCGACCTGGACCTGATCCTGGTTCACGACGACCGGCACCGCGATCGGCTCGCCGATGTCGCGGATGGGCTCTGGTATCCGATCTGGGACGCCGGGATCAAGCTCGATCACAGTGTCCGGTCGGTACCCGAGGCCATGAAGGTGGCGCGCGAGGATGTCACGGCCGCCCTCGGACTGCTCGACGCCCGGTTCATCGCAGGTGACGCCGACCTCGCGGCACTCCTGATCTCCTCGGTCCGGAACTTGTGGCGTGCCGAGGCGAGAATGCGCCTGCCCGAAGTGATCGACGCCGCTAAGGCGCGGTGGGAGCGGACCGGCGAGATCGCACACCGGGCCGAGCCGGATCTGAAGAACGGCAGGGGAGGACTGCGCGACGTCCAACTGCTCGACGCGCTCGCGTTCGCTCATCTCACCGACGGCCTCGGTCGTCTCGACCCGGGTCGAGCGGAATCGCCACTGCGGACCGCATACGGTGACCTGTTGGCGGTCCGAACCGAACTGCACGTGGTGGCGGGCCGTGCTCGTGACCAGGTGAGAGCCCAGGACGCAGACGAAATCGCCGCTGGACTCGGCGTCGGTGACAGGTTCGATCTCGCCCGCATCATCAGCGGGGCGGCGAGGACCACGTCGTACGCCGTGGACACGGGCTTCCGTACCGCGACCAACGCGGTGGGCCGACGAGGGCTGTCGCGTTTTCGCCGAAATCCGATCCGCAAACCTCTCGACGAGGGAGTAGTGGAACACGACAGCGAAGTGGTGCTGGCGAAGACCGCCACGCCCAGTTCCGATCCCGGCCTGGTGTTGCGCGTCGCCAGCGCCTCCGCTCGGAATCGGCTTCCGATGAACGGCGCGGTCCTCGAACGGCTCGCCAACTTCGGTTCTCCGATTCCGGAGCCGTGGTCGGGTGAGAACTTGTCGGATCTGCTCGTTCTGCTCGCGTCGGGGCACGAACTGATCGCACCGGTCGAGGCGCTCGATGCGACAGGGTTGTGGGAGAAGATCGTGCCCGAGTGGCCGGTCGTCCGTGACCTGCCGCCGCGCGATGCGATCCACACGTGGACCGTCGATCGGCATCTGCTGGAGACCGCCGCATACGCTGGAGCGCTCACCACGAGCGTCTCGCGTCCGGACCTCCTGCTCCTCGGTGCGCTCTTCCACGACATCGGCAAAGGGCGCGGCGGTGACCACAGTGTGGTCGGAGCCGAGCTCATCGGCCCGATCGCAGACCGTATGGGCCTGTGGCCGGACGACCGGAACCTGCTCGTCGAGATGGTGCGCCTGCACCTTCTCCTTCCCTCGGTCGTGACTCGCCGCGATGTCAGCGAGCCCGCGACGATCGAGTGGGTGGCCGACCAGGTCGGAGGCGATCGGGTGCTCGTCGAACTGCTCGGCGCGCTTGCCGAGGCCGATTCGCGGGCCACCGGACCAGGCGTCTGGAACGAATGGAAGGCGTCACTCATCGGGGGACTGGTGGAGCGGGTTGTCGATCATCTCGGTGGTCGACCGGTTCCGACTCCGGAACCGATCGCCGACGACGTCCGAGCTCTCGCCGAGGAGGGTGGCGTCCGGGTCCACACGGCACCCGGCGATGGGCCGAACATGACTGTCGTGACCATGGTCGCGCCCGACAGCCCCGGAATGCTGGCGACGATGGCCGGTGTGCTCGCACTAGCGGGGCTGCAGGCGCATTCGGCCTCGGTCCGAACACACGCCGGGTCGGCGGTCGACTCGTTTGTAGTGATGCCGACGTTCGGCAGTGCTCCGGACGCACAGTTGCTTCGGCAGAGGCTCGTCGCCGCAGTGTCCGGAAATCTAGACGTGCACGAGACGCTGGCCAAGCGGATCGCTGACCGGAAGCCTCCGGTCGGTGTCGGCTCTGCGGCCGTGCCGACAGCTCGGACGACTCCGCCCCCGCGTGCCGCCTGGCTCCGAAGCCCGGAGAAGGAGCGGCAGCTCCTCGAACTCCGAGCGCACGACGACGAGGGGCTCCTCGCACGGGTGAGCGCGGAACTCGATCGTTGTGATGTCGACGTCGTCTGGGCGACTGTCGCGACCATGGGTGCGACTGCGGTCGACACCTTCTGCGTCGTTCTCCCGGACGACAGTCCCGCGACCCGTGAACGTGTCGCGGCGGCTGTTCTCGCGGTGTGCAGGAGCCGACCCTAG
- the ffh gene encoding signal recognition particle protein, with protein MFESLSDRLTGALKDLRGKGRLTDSDIDATAREIRLALLEADVSLPVVRTFIANVKERAKGAEVSAALNPAQQIVKIVNEELVAILGGETRRVQLAKTPPTVIMLAGLQGAGKTTLAGKLAKWLSGQGHTPMLVACDLQRPGAVQQLQIVGERAGVPVFAPHPGTSVGGEGALGVSSGDPVQVAQAGVAEAKARQHDVVIIDTAGRLGIDAELMRQASDIRDATNPDEVLFVLDSMIGQDAVSTAQAFAEGVDFTGVVLTKLDGDARGGAALSVREITGRPIMFASTGEKLEDFDVFHPDRMASRILGMGDVLSLIEQAEQHFDEAEAQRTAEKISQGELTLDDFLQQMLMIRKMGPIGNLLGMLPGAGDMKDALSQVDDKQLDKIQAIIRGMTPAERDNPKIINASRRIRIAKGSGVTVTDVNQLVDRFFAARKMMSQMSGRMMGGGGMRKNQRKGKKGAKGRKGKGGRGPTPPKAMRGGGFPGMPPGMGMPPGLDLSNMPPGLDELPPGLEGLDLNNLKFPKK; from the coding sequence ATGTTCGAATCCCTCTCCGACCGGTTGACAGGCGCCCTGAAGGACCTGCGCGGCAAGGGTCGTCTCACCGACTCCGACATCGACGCGACCGCGCGCGAGATCAGACTCGCCCTTCTCGAGGCCGACGTCTCGCTGCCCGTGGTCCGCACGTTCATCGCGAACGTCAAGGAACGCGCCAAGGGTGCTGAGGTCTCCGCGGCGCTGAACCCCGCGCAGCAGATCGTCAAGATCGTCAACGAGGAGCTCGTTGCCATTCTGGGCGGGGAGACCCGGCGGGTGCAGCTGGCGAAGACTCCGCCGACCGTCATCATGCTGGCGGGTCTGCAGGGCGCCGGAAAGACGACGCTCGCGGGCAAGCTGGCCAAGTGGCTGTCGGGCCAGGGTCACACCCCGATGCTCGTCGCCTGCGACCTTCAGCGTCCGGGCGCCGTCCAGCAGCTCCAGATCGTGGGCGAGCGCGCCGGTGTGCCGGTGTTCGCCCCGCATCCCGGAACCTCGGTCGGCGGTGAAGGCGCACTCGGCGTCAGCTCCGGTGATCCGGTGCAGGTGGCGCAGGCCGGTGTAGCAGAGGCCAAGGCAAGACAGCACGACGTGGTCATCATCGACACGGCCGGTCGCCTCGGCATCGACGCCGAGCTGATGCGCCAGGCGTCCGACATCCGCGACGCCACGAATCCGGACGAAGTCCTGTTCGTGCTCGACTCGATGATCGGCCAGGACGCAGTCAGCACGGCGCAGGCGTTCGCCGAGGGCGTCGACTTCACCGGCGTCGTCCTCACCAAGCTCGACGGCGACGCCCGAGGCGGTGCGGCCCTCTCGGTGCGTGAGATCACCGGACGCCCGATCATGTTCGCGTCGACCGGTGAGAAGCTCGAAGACTTCGACGTCTTCCACCCGGATCGCATGGCCAGCCGAATCCTCGGCATGGGCGACGTCCTCTCGCTCATCGAGCAGGCCGAACAGCACTTCGACGAGGCCGAGGCACAGCGCACGGCGGAGAAGATCAGCCAGGGCGAACTCACGCTCGACGACTTCCTCCAGCAGATGCTGATGATCCGGAAGATGGGTCCGATCGGCAACCTCCTGGGCATGCTGCCCGGTGCCGGCGACATGAAGGACGCGCTGTCACAGGTCGACGACAAGCAGCTCGACAAGATCCAGGCGATCATTCGCGGTATGACGCCGGCCGAGCGCGACAACCCGAAGATCATCAACGCCTCACGCCGCATCCGAATCGCCAAGGGATCGGGCGTCACCGTGACCGACGTGAACCAGCTCGTGGACCGCTTCTTCGCGGCCCGCAAGATGATGTCGCAGATGTCCGGCCGCATGATGGGTGGCGGCGGAATGCGTAAGAATCAGCGCAAGGGCAAGAAGGGCGCCAAGGGTCGCAAGGGCAAGGGCGGACGCGGACCGACGCCGCCGAAGGCGATGCGCGGGGGAGGTTTCCCCGGCATGCCTCCGGGCATGGGGATGCCGCCCGGCCTCGACCTGTCGAACATGCCGCCCGGGCTCGACGAACTGCCCCCGGGGCTGGAGGGCCTCGACCTCAACAACCTGAAGTTCCCGAAGAAGTAG
- a CDS encoding amidohydrolase family protein produces the protein MNAPLEFNGTDPFTGEPIRFWMHDGVVSAEPIKGANVAVARGWIVPGLVDAHNHVGIAPGLGVTIERARELAAQDLRAGTMLIREVGSPVDTHPLDADAHGPRFLRSGKHIARPKRYLRDYGVELDDPDQLAAEVAVQAGAGDGWVKLVGDWIDREVGDLAPLWSREQLDAAVEAAHANGARITAHVFGAEALPDIISAGFDSIEHGTGLDEGLIDQLVERDIALVPTLIQLETFPEIAAGADRFPKYKQNMLSLHAGRHEVFARAREAGVRIYAGTDAGGTIKHGRIVDEVEALTSIGFSPLQALAAASTAPRDWLGAPGIVDGARADFLVLDSDPAEDLATLRRPLHIVCGGEKIPA, from the coding sequence ATGAATGCGCCCCTCGAGTTCAACGGCACAGACCCGTTCACCGGTGAACCGATTCGGTTCTGGATGCACGACGGCGTCGTGTCGGCCGAACCGATCAAGGGCGCCAACGTGGCGGTCGCGCGTGGCTGGATCGTTCCCGGTCTGGTCGACGCCCACAACCACGTGGGGATCGCACCCGGACTCGGCGTGACCATCGAACGGGCGCGAGAACTCGCCGCGCAAGACCTGCGCGCCGGCACCATGCTGATTCGCGAGGTCGGCTCGCCCGTCGACACCCACCCGCTCGACGCCGACGCACACGGCCCGCGATTCCTGCGCTCGGGCAAGCACATCGCCCGACCCAAGCGGTACCTGCGCGACTACGGCGTGGAACTGGACGATCCCGACCAGCTCGCCGCCGAAGTGGCTGTACAAGCGGGGGCGGGAGACGGCTGGGTGAAGCTCGTCGGTGATTGGATCGACCGCGAGGTCGGCGATCTCGCACCGCTGTGGTCGCGGGAACAGCTCGACGCCGCGGTCGAGGCCGCGCATGCCAACGGCGCACGCATCACCGCCCACGTCTTCGGTGCCGAAGCGCTCCCGGACATCATCTCCGCAGGCTTCGACTCCATTGAGCACGGCACCGGTCTGGATGAGGGCTTGATCGATCAACTCGTGGAACGGGACATCGCTCTGGTCCCGACGCTGATTCAGCTGGAGACCTTCCCGGAGATCGCCGCGGGCGCCGATCGTTTCCCGAAGTACAAGCAGAACATGCTGTCCCTGCATGCCGGTCGTCACGAGGTCTTCGCTCGGGCCCGCGAGGCCGGGGTCCGGATCTACGCAGGCACCGACGCGGGTGGCACCATCAAACACGGTCGGATCGTCGACGAGGTGGAAGCGCTGACGAGCATCGGATTCAGCCCTCTCCAGGCTCTCGCCGCCGCATCAACAGCCCCACGCGACTGGCTCGGGGCCCCCGGGATCGTCGACGGCGCTCGTGCCGACTTCTTGGTGCTCGACTCCGATCCCGCAGAGGATCTCGCAACCCTCCGCCGCCCGCTCCACATCGTGTGCGGTGGCGAGAAGATACCCGCCTAG